A single Gambusia affinis linkage group LG22, SWU_Gaff_1.0, whole genome shotgun sequence DNA region contains:
- the sytl3 gene encoding synaptotagmin-like protein 3: MDLSFLQVLERERVLEVLHRDKHLRKIEEERIRKMKSDLQDLRRKGAKSYARQYGERTCARCQRPLGKFWNTGAVCRGCSHRICTRCRVGVADWKCTVCHAYREMKIRSGEWFLEEKAKKFSATKDKYETVGEKLLKLYSVQRHIAVVPPTPPPHIEQDFRGRFRELKNSKGFTQSMEDLMVCFRSHIRKFSNSQHDVRGELLTVDPKEMGTCFRYSTQKSLSDTDISKSCSLSKRESLPNLFKKSKDSDHEGSSTGAEEETSFSSEHSFNHRGSISSIGTESGIFEGLLVTGEMELAVAYNSSSSCLEITVGACRNLAYGNSKKKKSHPYVKLYVLPDRNSKLKTAVKKSTTDPVYNEVFKYNIERHLLFGKRLQASVWHSGPLKKKVFLGEVLLPLDGWRQENSTFQGLYWYPLCPKTETGTAE, from the exons ATGGATTTAAGTTTTCTCCAAGTTCTGGAGAGAGAACGCGTCCTGGAGGTTCttcacagagacaaacatcTGCGGAAGATTGAAGAGGAGAGGATCAG GAAGATGAAGAGCGATCTGCAGGACCTGCGGAGGAAGGGCGCAAAGAGCTACGCCCGGCAGTACGGGGAGAGGACCTGCGCCCGGTGCCAGAGGCCTCTGGGGAAGTTCTGGAACACCGGCGCCGTGTGCCGCGGCTGCAGCCACCGCATCTGCACCCGGTGCCGTGTGGGGGTTGCAGACTGGAAGTGCACCGTGTGCCATGCTTACAG GGAAATGAAGATCAGATCAGGAGAATGGTTTCtggaagaaaaggcaaagaaattTTCTGCCACCAAAG ACAAATATGAGACAGTGGGAGAGAAACTACTAAAACTCTACAGTGTGCAGAG ACACATAGCCGTTGTGCCTCCAACTCCTCCGCCTCACATAGAACAGGACTTTAGAGGCAGATTCAGG GAACTGAAGAATTCAAAGGGTTTTACACAATCTATGGAGGACCTTATGGTTTGCTTCAGGAGTCACATTAGAA AATTTTCCAATTCTCAACATGATGTAAGAGGAGAACTGCTGACAGTTGACCCAAAAGAAATGGGAACATGTTTTCGCTACAGCACCCAAAAGAGCCTGTCAGATACGGACATCAGCAAATCTTGCTCG ctctCTAAACGTGAAAGTCTTCCAAACTTGTTCAAGAAAAGCAAAGACAGCGACCACGAAGGTTCATCTACCGGTGCAGAGGAAGAAACCTCATTTAGCTCAGAGCACTCTTTCAATCACAGA ggcagcatcagcagcatcgGCACCGAGAGTGGCATCTTTGAGGGCCTCCTTGTAACCGGGGAGATGGAGCTCGCTGTGGcctacaacagcagcagctcctgtcTGGAAATCACAGTGGGCGCTTGCAGAAACCTGGCATACGGaaacagcaagaagaaaaagagtcaCCC ATACGTGAAACTCTACGTGCTGCCGGACAGGAACAGTAAACTGAAGACAGCGGTGAAGAAAAGCACAACCGACCCTGTTTATAATGAGGTTTTTAAG TACAATATAGAGCGCCATCTGCTGTTTGGAAAGAGACTGCAGGCATCTGTTTGGCATTCAGGGCCCctgaaaaagaaagtgtttctgGGTGAGGTGCTGCTTCCTCTGGACGGCTGGAGACAAGAGAACAGCACCTTCCAAGGCCTCTACTGGTACCCGCTGTGTCCGAAG ACTGAGACTGGCACAGCAGAGTAA